TATGAAATTCGCCAGAATTCAGCACCAGGTGCAGTTATACATCCAGCATTAACAGAGGATCTTCTTTATAAAGCATGTTTCATAATAAGTTCAGGAAGTTGTTCCTTGCCTCTTTCAGTTTCAAAACCTAACAAAAATGCTACTTTCAACCACTCAATAAATTCCACGCACCctttctgaaaacaaagaaatttCACGAACCTATCCACGATATTATTTTTCTTCAAAAGGAAAAGAGAGCACCCAAACGCTACATAATTTCAGGCATAAAGCCTTTTATGGAAAGCCATACATATTGGATTTTACGCacttaaacaaatttaaattaACAAATTACTTATCCTTTGCAATTAACAATGACTGAATCTAACCTAAGGGGCCTGTTCAATTACTGACGGGGCAATGTGACTGAACATGAACACAGCAGCCTTTGTCTGCAGCCTTCCCCGTATGAGTGCGAAGAATCAGGCCACATGGGCATAGGAGACACAAAGCCAGACTAATGCATGCATAACCCATGGTCTTAACTCATAACCAAGTATTCAAGTGGGCACAAGTACAATTCTGCCTTGGTTTCCGCAAGAAGGAATCCAGAgatcatattttatttttttcaggcCATATGTGCGCGTGAGGAATCGTGTTTGCGCTAATCACTGTCGGACTAGTAAGATCTGAGCTACTAAGCTACTGTTAAGAAATTCCTATCATTGACAAGAACTAGTCTTATATATACCGCATTATGCGCACTTTGTGCTATATAATTTTGATCTTTATTCTATGGAGAACTGTTAAGGCGTCCTTTATTCCAATTCCTTATTCGGTTACTTGATTTTTACTCTTAAATTTCAAAAAGCTTTTATTCTGCATAACCTTTGCATCTCCAGATTAAGATGTTTCTAGGCTTTTTAGTCATATTTGTGCTGCAAagccatttttttaaaaaatgattCCACTATTTTTCTCATATTTTTCGATAGTATTTGTCTGAAATATATAAGATGCAAATGTGTCAATCCCAAAAGAAATTGAAATACCCCAGTCCCCTGACCACTGATTGTAGCATTTGGAGCAGTGTCTTGTCAGGTTTCCCTAGTCTCATCTCATGTATGTGGCATGAACCTGCCCTTGGACCCAAGTGAACTATGATCCAAAAGCAACAATCAACGGCATTGAGATTCttttcctcttttcctttcatatTTTGTAAATTGCAAGTGCCAGATGTGTAATCGCAGAGGCAACTCGTGTTAAGGTACAAAACACAAGGAGTAAATTTTCCCTCATATCTCCAATCTCCACACATTTTATATGTAAAAAACAGTACTTTGAAACACCAAGTGGTGTTAAAGTAATGCCACAAGAGTAGCTGAAGAATCTTGAGAGATACTACCACCAAGAAAACAAAACTCCACTGTTatgggccatgtttggttggagggtgGAAAAaatttgatgagagagaaacgatgctttgactactaattaggggtattaaataaagtctaattacaaaattacctccacaactgtggtactgtagcagttgctctagttaatgaggtctttgaccgcatgattagaggatgattgagctcggttactgtagcatcactgtagccaatcatgatgaaatttggctcattagattcgtctcgaaaagttacacccattcctaaaaaggttttgcaaataaacttcgtttagtacttcatgcatggatTCGTcttttagtgcaaaagttttcgTGGAATCATCCAAACATGGCAATGGCTCTCCAGGGGCCATTTCCTAATATATCTACAGACACCCCAATTTTCCTGCTGCAAGCAACATGCACTGCATTATAGAAAaacaaaatgcagaaaaatataCACACCAGCTATAGCCTGATCAAGCAGAAATATGGGTAGGTAATTCACTTGGccatgaagaaaaaaaacttgagAAATGTACCATTTATTTATAATGAACTACACAGTCCAAACTAATCATGCCCATGTCAGGGCTTCGGGAGGGATTTGTGCATTCACATAGAGAACAATCAGGCTAGCACCAATGCTGATGAATCTGAAATCTCAAACAGTCTGTAAGGTTTTTTTCTTATCCACCGACTTCCGGATGATCGTCGGCGCATCTGCCACCGTCCACCGACCGCCCCAACGTCTACACCGGAAGGAccggagatggaagaatattcCGGCGGTTCTTCACATATCTTCCTCTGTGGGTGGAGATGAGGAAGGGCTGAGGCTTGGGCTGCAAGATGGTGAGGTGAGATGAGGGTGACCACCTCCTCCTTGGCTTTGATTCCCTCCCCTTTGCAGAATGGCTTCTGCAGCAATCCCCTCTGTGTGAGAGCTGGCTCTACTCCATCAATGTAGCTACCTCCCAGCCCCAGGCATTGCATGTCCATTGCACCAATTGCAATTGCAGTGCGGTGGTCCATTCCATTGCATGCCATAGTGACCATACAAaagggggcgtttagttcccaaaaattcaaaagggggcgtttagttcccaaaaattttcacctcgaaatttgtgactttctctttgaatacatgcatggagcactaaatatagttaaacaacaaaactaattgcatagtttggatgtacacgacgagacgaattttttgagcctaattagtacatgattagccataagtgctacagtaacccacatgtgctaataatgcggtcaaaggcctcaaaagattcgtctcgcggtttccagatgagttctaaaattaatttttttaattagtgtccgaaaaactcTCCCGACATCTAGTCAAACCGTTGATGTGACAtaaaaaaatttggtttgggaactaaacggtgATCTGCAGTTGGTGATCTGCATTATACTTGTCAGTGGCCATTTGGGGATTGGGAGTAGTTGGTGATCTGCAGCTCCAGTTATAGCCACTGCAAGATCAGATTCGTGTGTGTGTCAGCAGAATCATCAGAGTGCAGcacgggtgtgtttagatcaaaAAAACCTCCCAAcatccaaattttccatcacatcaaaatcacatcgaaacattaaatataacaaataacacatgcatggagtactaaatgtaggtaaataaaaaaactaattgtataattttgatgtacgttgcgagacgaatcttttgagcctagttaggtcatggtaggacaatatttaccacaaacaaataaaaagtgatacaatatgctacagtgtccgatgtgactttttgcATCCCCTTTTCcctccatctaaacacagcccacgTGAGCTGTGGTCTGATGAATGGAATGCAATGCAGTGCAATGAAATATCTGTGTGCTGTGGGACAGAGAGACAGAGAGGTGAGCTGATCTACATGAGGGCTGTGTTCACTTCTAAAATTTCTctttccaaacttcactattcacctatcacatcaaattttttacctcatgcatggagtattaaatgtagataaataaaaaaaccaattgcatagttttatgtacacgacgagacgaatcttttcagcctagttaggtcatggtaggacaataattatcacaaacaaacaaaaaatgctaCAATATGCCACAGTGTCCGATATGACTCTTTTTACCGTTATTTTacgcatctaaacacggccgaGATGGCACCGATGGCTAGGCCAAGGCTACCACTAGTGCTACTGCCATTTGCTTGCAGGGATCACTGTACTGTGTACCAGTGTACAACAGTGCTGGTCCATGACAACTAGAAAGTGGTCTTCTGGTACAATCAAGCTCTCAAGAACAAACAAACAGAATACACAGTGGCTCAAAGTGGGGGGAGAACAAAGAGGGTAATTTGGAGAATCTCTTTCTCTCCGCACAATGGCCATCAGTACTGTACTCAGCCAAATCCACAAAAAGAAAGTGAAATATAAACGAGCCAGTTATTCCATTCTATTCCAACCATAAAGACTGGCTGTTATCACTCTGATTATTCCCACTACCTTAAGGAATATTGAGGGGAATTTTCTGCAGTGAATAGTAGATAATATGCTCTGCACCACTTGCCCATGGGCAGCACACCATAATTCAGAGACACAGGAAAAGATAAATCTTGCTCTAAACAAAGAAGTGAAAGAAATTGATAGCACTGAACCGAACAGTAAAAATGATGCAAGGAACAGGTAGAGTAAACTGTAAAATATATATTGCACTTCCTTTGTTTGAAGGAGAAAATACTAGTAGAGTTACTGCTCTGTAGAGAAAATACATAGTGGAGTGGCACAGTACATGAAAACAGTGACCAGAGCAGAACTCAGAGTTACATATGGTAATTAGTAGTGGTTCATCAACCTTAATCTCAGCAGCTAGCTTAGTTAATTAGGTGCAGTTGCTCAGTTGCCTACCTCCAGCACAATACAGTGACAGTAAATTCCACGGCTCACCACCTTGTGATCTGATTTCAGTTCCATCTCACTAGCAAATTACTAACCTGAAATaccaaaagcaaaaaaaaaaatcttttttccTTCTTGATGCTTTGTGCTGCCATGGTGATTCCAGTCTTGAGCTAGCAGAGCGGGAACATCTCCGGGCAGGATCTAAGGAGGTcgtcgagggcggcggcgccatcgaAGGCGAGGTAGGGGTCTGAGGACGCGGaaacggcggaggcggcggcggtgagagagacggcgacggccccggcggccgcggcggcgttggTGTTCATGCAGGCGAGGATGTCGTTGAGGGAGGCGAGccgcgcggcgagctcggcggcctgGGTGCGGAGGACGGCGTTctcggcgtcgacggcgaggaggcCCTGCGTGGTGAGGCCGAGCGCGGTGGCGACGTGCGCGTTCTCGCGGCGCAGGTGCGCGGCCTGCGCGGTGAGGTCGTCGAGGTGGCGCTTCTTGCGCATCCGCGAGCGGCGCGCCGACTCGCGGTTGGAGAGCATCCGCTTGGCGCGGCGCTGCTCCATGAGCGCGCGCAGCTCCTCCTCCGtgccagcgccggcggcgagggccgcgGTGGTCGCCGCGGAGAGCGAGCCCGAGCTGCCGCTCCCGCTCGAGGAAGCCATCGCTGGCGCTGCTGCTTGCTTCCTTCCGAGAACTGGCGTTTCTTGCAAgaacagagcagagcagagcagagcagctcCCTGCTCCTtgattccttcttcttccttattACACGCTACTAGCAGAGAAATCGAAGCTCTTCTTTTTGCTGTCCTCGATTTCCTGTTGCTGGTAAATTAGGGGACAGGACAGGACACTACTGAAGATCGTGGGTAGCAGCAGTAGGGAAGTGCATGCAAAGCTAAAGCTCGAGAAAGCTACTAGTTGTATAACTGAAACAGAGACGACGACAGGAAGGGcgacagaggaggaggagggcgatgcTACTAGAGAGGAAGAGAGGACGAGGAGGGGAGGACGACGAagacgacggcggcgaaggagaaggaggagggagggaggggagggaggggcgcgGTGACGGGGGCGAGCAGTTTATGAGAAGACATAGAACCAGTAGAGGAAGACGACGGAGAAGGACTGGACGAGGTGGGTGCGTCGCCGGAGTGTGGAGTTGATCATAAACCCCGAGAGGAGGATCTCACTGATCACAGGCGACATCAATAAGGAACTCTAGGACGAATGGCAGCATGTGCTTCCCCCGCTGTTGGCTCCGATTGGCACTCCCAATCGGAGCAACCGGCCcgcggcttcggcggcggcggcggcgaggtgtggAGGCGGTCGAGCGGGGCGGGCCGGCCTTATaaagcggcggccggagctgcTGCAGCACCCGATTCgatcggtggtggtggtggtgggcggtGGCTGGGTAGCTAGGCTAGGTGCTGGGCTCCTCGCTGCTCCTGCCGGTGGGGGAGATCAGAGATGCCCGCGCATCtgccgggaggaggaagaggggaggaaggagagggaggaggagggggggttGGCGCAGCGACGACGCGGGGATTTATAGCCACGGGGAATGGGGGAGGAGGGAATCCCTTTCCGGGGATGTAGTCCAGGTCAGGGTTTTTTATCCCGACCGGTTAAcccaaaccgccggccaccggttccggtttaccggaccggttggaccggtaaccggtaaaaaccggttaaattcaaatccaaattcaaataaattcaaaaactcccgtgcaaccggttctgaccggtttaccggccggttttaccggtttaccggtcggtttggccggtttgaattcgaatccaaattcaaaagctcccgtgcaaccggtttaccggccggtttgaccggtttaccggccggtttgaccggtttgcctggtgggccttaatgggccggcccatttttttctttttcttttttgatttaacttcaactccccgcaaactatactaaatgaacgaatttttgagaaaatttgacactattagattcgttgcaccttgaagtatttttaggaattttttgagatttttccattttttggaattcaaatttaaaatttgaatttgggccggtttgaaaccggccggaaccggaaccggtccgggccggttagaccggtaaccgcggtaaccggaccggttccggtcggtttttttaaccctggtcCAGGTAGTAGAGCGCAGCAGAGCAGGGAATGGGATTGGGATTGGGATTGGAATTGGGAATGGGTGGAGTGGAGTCGTCGAGACCGCGTGGAAAGCGAATGGCGATTCCGATTCCGGTTCCCGGACGGacagggcggcgggcggcgggcggcggctgctcGGTGAGATCAGCGGCGGCGAGAAGCTCCGCTGGTTTCTTTCACCATTACCGCTAGCTGATCAAGCGAAGCCAGCACGGCCCTAGAaaattttgaccgctaattacgatattaaataaaattagtttatAAAAATAACTCCACAATATCTGCGCTtgaaaccctgaagaatctaatgagcctttTGATcgtgtgattagaggatggttactgtaacatcactgtagtcaattattaattaattaccgtcattagattcgtcatgaaaaattatatttatttctaaaaaaaatttacaaatagacttcatttaacacTCTACatgtcagattttttttttgacttgtgTGGGCTAGGAAGTCTAGAACCAGGAGCCACGGTGAATCTTGCATGCTCGACCGTGACCCACCCGAATCTGCATCGGGTTCCGCGAGCACCAAGAGCAGAGCACGGTAAATAAAAATTCACcccgttttttttctttcacttCCCGATAGatccgcgcgcgtgcgcgtgcgcgtgcgcgcgggACGCTGGTTGGCCGCCcttgcgtgcgtgcgtgcgtgcgggcGGGCGCCGTGGCCGCACGTGCGGGCCCGATCGATGGACCTGgacgcagcagcggcgaggcATCCACGAATCCATCCATGGAGCAGCAAGCAGGACAGGGGCCTCGtgctcctctgctccgccgtcCCGCTCTGCTGCCGCCAGGTGGCAAGGCTCCATCCGCCCGAGCTTTTCCGCCATGGATGGAGGCAGGCATGAACAGAGCAGGGGGAGTAGAAAACTAGTGTGAAATTAAACTATGCTCCAACGGACGGGACGGACCAATCCCGGCGGCCCGCCATGGCGCCAtcaccttctttttcttctccacATGCGAGCTGAGCcccggtcctcctcctcctcctcgtgggTCGGCGGGTCCTCTTACATTCTCGCCATGGGCGTCATCTCGACATGATCGAGATCGGCCGGGACGGACACGAAGAACATTATTGAGTGGACATGATGGAACAGGCTAGGGTATCGGTGTCGTCGTCGCTCAGCCGATGAGCCTCGCGGAAAATCTAGAGCAGCGCACGGCAGCCGCGcgtgcagaatctgccatggcaAGTGGTGAAGCCCCAGGGCGCCCTTGTCTGCACGAATTCAACGGCTGGACCCCTGGACGGACACGAACCTATCTTCTTGGCTCGGAGTCCATCCATCATGAAAGAGAGAGATAAAGCTTTATATAGGTTTTTTTTTGTAACCTTAACCTCAGCTGGACTTGCCGACGTTATTTTCGCTCGTGTACCCACAGTCTCCTCCTGTTCATCAGAGGGCTCAGTTTTCTCTTTCTAAAACAAGTGTCagataaaaaaattttgcactgTTGCGGACTCTGAAGCTCTGAAGCTGACCCGGAGAAATGTGAACAGGAACAAAAGAAATCACAGCGCCCAAATTCCTGCTGGATGTGGATCAGATGTTTAGATAAACTGGTCGTGACTAAACAAAGGGAAACAGATGCTACCTAGACGCAAAAGTTGCAGGCGACGAAAGGAGGCGGCTGCGCTCCCAGTATTGGACACCGTCAGTGGGTCCTCTGGTACAAGTTAGAACTGGATCGAAAGCACGGCCGGTTCCTGCGCCGTCGAGCCGTCCACTCCAACTCTCCAAGCAACCGAACACAGACCATCCAGACGCACGACACGAGCACGAGCACGAGCGCCTTTGCTCTTTCGTTCTATCTCGTCGTGCGCTGGAACCggaaagagagaggggaggcCGGGGACCCGGCAGAAAGCGGCGGGGGAGACGGAGCTCGCGCCCAtgcggcgctgccgccgcttTCCCCGAACCGGCGGTCGCGGCCGGCACGccgcgcagcagcagcgcgcaCCGATGGTCTCGGTCGCGACGATTCAGATCAGGTCGCTTAGCCTATAGCCTCTCCTCGTGCGAGCGAGATTCAGAGATCGATGCACGCTGGTGCTGCATCCTCGGCGGCtgcggctccatcgccatgcCGCCGTGTCCGTCCTTTTCCATGTCGCCAAAAAGGGGgtagcgcgcgcgcgcgcgtcatCTTCCCGTGGAGGTCGTAGCTGCGCGGGTAAGTAGCCCCCATGCCGGCGCGTACGTGGAGGCCGCTGCTGGGAGCCATGGGTGCCGACCTCCATCACTAGTACTAACTAGTACAGAGCTACAAGGCCTCTGCTCTGACTCTGATCTTGCCCTCCCTGCGTATGTGGCGCAGCGGCGGGCGACGCGTGTCGAGCTGTCTCTTTCCCTGCAAGGATGCGCAGGCTCCGGGGTCCACCCATGCAATGCAGGCATGTTTACAACTCTcgctttctaaaactaattaagTAGCTTTAGTATAAAAcaattatataatttttttgaaacgaaaattatataattaatctAAGTTAAACTTgaatttgtttgtttttttggaaaatGAAACTTGAATGTGTCAGACGCAAACTAATCTCTCCATGCAAATTATAGAAACTTCAATCTAAGTCATTTGATCAACATTTAAGGGGTATGGGGGATTGGATAATTTTAAAATCTGGATCCACCTTTGGATTGaataatcacacttttgcaaatctccTCTCCCACCTCTCTGCATCCCTCCCCTTGGGTATTTGATCTGAtggctcaaattaaaattttcaTAGTTTGTATGAAAAGATTAGTTTATATCTGATATGGTCCTCGTTACTTTTAGGTAGAAAATCGTACGGGCGCGTGCGCGCAACTGAACAATAATCGAACATGCCTGCTTGTGATCGTACGTCTGGCTTGTTCCGCGCGCCGGGCGACGTGCCTGCGATTCAGGTCACTCACTAGATCAGCTCTCTCTGCTCCACCTGCGCTGCACATGCGTGTCACGCATGCACGAGCGATGCGATGTGCTGCGGGGTGGGGTGGCGGTGCCGGGGGTTGCCGGCCGGCGGCACCAGTTCCGATGAGGAACAGCCGGACAGGGCGAGCCGAGCCCCGATAGATCCCTCGTGTGTCTGGCGGCGCGGACACCTCCTGTGCGGTTGTGCCGCCGCACGTCATGTTCATGACGGGGCGGACCCAGAAATTGAAACTAGGGtagaaaaaaatttctaaatGTAATTCGGTATACTCAAATAGCACTTTGGTAAAATTACGGTATATAATGATCAAAATTTACAATAACATAAGTATAAAGGCCTCATAATCATTCAATTCAACAAATTAGTTAAGAATCATGGTTCCATTAAGTGAGATTGAGATGAAATCACAGAATCATAGTCTTGTGGAATACAGGAACAGAGTACTGACCATTGAGGGGAGTGCAATTGTGCAATTGAGTTAGGCAGCCAGCTGCAGAGGCGCCGGACGATCGGGGCGGCCGCGCGGGTGTGCGGGAGGCTGTTGGCACAGGTGTGCTGGTTTGCCGTGGCTGCCAGCCGCGCAGGCCCGCAGCAGGCGGGAGGTGCGCGCCGCGCTT
This window of the Panicum virgatum strain AP13 chromosome 1K, P.virgatum_v5, whole genome shotgun sequence genome carries:
- the LOC120640066 gene encoding bZIP transcription factor 11-like; translated protein: MASSSGSGSSGSLSAATTAALAAGAGTEEELRALMEQRRAKRMLSNRESARRSRMRKKRHLDDLTAQAAHLRRENAHVATALGLTTQGLLAVDAENAVLRTQAAELAARLASLNDILACMNTNAAAAAGAVAVSLTAAASAVSASSDPYLAFDGAAALDDLLRSCPEMFPLC